CAGACAGCCTCGAAGCCACGTGTCTGTAGCGCCGCCATGATGACATTGACGTCGTAGTTGCCATTGCCAAGCACGTTCTTCTTGTGGGGGGTCACCAGGGTGCTGGGAGAGAgcctggtgtgggggggggtattgtAAAGTGAACCCTGAGCCTGACACAGTAGCCTGACATGCAGCCCTTGGTTCAAACTGACCATGATTCATATAAAATACAAACTGGCCATCATGTAGgacacccccacacacccccactAACACTGGTACAGAAGGGTGGACAAAGGCCCTTTGTAACAGCAGtgggtccgggggggggggggggcactcccaTGGTGGTCCACTGAGGGACTGGAGGCCACAGTACAGACAAGTCAACTCAGATGCTGAAACCAGCGAGCTGGGGGCCAGCGCCATATGATCGCAAGGCTGCAAACAGAGGTGATATGGAGCCTACAACcaggttgcccccccccacaccaaagGGCTTAGGTTCGAGCTCACAATGCCCAGACATGTAAATATACAACATGTTAATTAAGAACATAAGTAATTTACAAAATGAggggaggccattcggcccatcaagctcgtttgggacACTCCCCATTAAAAGTCCCTCCCACGCTTACCTCTGGAAAATGTCTTGCAGAGTGTCCTTGCTGAAGGCTCCACCGTCCTGGAAGACGTTATTGAGTGCGTGCAGAGCGCACAGCTCCCTCCGCTGTTTCTCATGGTAAATGGACGGAGCCGGGGGCGGGGTCAGGGAGTGATGTGAGACAGTGTCCACCTCCCTGTCAGTCACCCCACCACCACATCCACCCTGTTTCCGCCTGCTCACTTTCCATGGCATACACCTGAGCCCCcgcagacccccacccccccttcctgAGGTGCTCCCCATCACTGACCCCTCTGGGTCACGGCAGCAATCTCAAAGGCAACCATTCAgagccccggggggggggggggggagtgttagCAGGGAACAGAGGTAAAGTTGCCCACTATGCCGGCCTTAGGGGGCAGATCAGCATTTTTTATTCTCAAGgccaaaaaaagaagaaaaaaaaaagtttagttTGGCAAAAAAGTTAAACAGAAAGAGTTCGACCCTCTAGTGATACAAAGGAAAAATactacaggaaaaaaataagggtaaaaaaaacacatccgTTTCCTTGGCTCGCCATCATCCCACCTGCACCTGCCTCACCCCACATCAAGGTCCAGAAGTCCTCTCCATTTTCAGCCTCTTTTCAATACAAGAAATGCTGGTTCCAGTGTTGGTGTTGgtgttggtgggggtggggggggtcgtCAAAAG
This genomic window from Paramormyrops kingsleyae isolate MSU_618 chromosome 22, PKINGS_0.4, whole genome shotgun sequence contains:
- the josd1 gene encoding josephin-1: MGSTSGRGGGGLRGLRCMPWKVSRRKQGGCGGGVTDREVDTVSHHSLTPPPAPSIYHEKQRRELCALHALNNVFQDGGAFSKDTLQDIFQRLSPSTLVTPHKKNVLGNGNYDVNVIMAALQTRGFEAVWWDKRRDVCSIALENVTGFILNVPSNLHWGPLRLPLKRQHWIGVREVGGVYYNLDSKLRCPDPIGSPEELRKFLRHQLRGKNCELLLVVPEEVEARQTWRTDTS